The following are encoded in a window of Arthrobacter woluwensis genomic DNA:
- a CDS encoding TM2 domain-containing protein, with translation MGPKSFVITWLLALVLGGVGADRFYLGKAGTGILKLITLGGFGTWILIDLFLVLGDEQTDKQGLKLRGYGRHKTTAIIVSSVVIIAGVIIGAVNGFGAGLETPAVPDKPAFSIQDQPGAA, from the coding sequence GTGGGCCCGAAGTCTTTCGTCATCACGTGGCTCCTTGCCCTCGTCCTGGGTGGTGTTGGAGCGGATCGCTTCTATCTCGGCAAGGCCGGTACGGGCATCCTCAAACTCATCACGCTCGGCGGCTTCGGAACCTGGATCCTGATCGACCTGTTTCTTGTCCTGGGGGATGAGCAGACCGACAAGCAAGGGCTCAAGCTCCGCGGCTACGGGCGTCACAAGACCACGGCGATCATCGTCTCCTCGGTGGTGATCATCGCCGGCGTCATCATCGGTGCGGTGAACGGGTTCGGCGCTGGCCTGGAAACCCCTGCGGTGCCTGACAAGCCGGCGTTCTCCATCCAGGACCAACCCGGAGCGGCCTGA
- a CDS encoding ABC transporter substrate-binding protein: MKPVAPARSVRVPRTRRLLAAASAAVVLLSGCTSPVTPEPSTSSSSAPTKAFRFGTPAPPVGLDPALTSDLESYRVTRQVLEGLLTVDAITGKPAPSLATEWKASDDGLRYDFTLRQGVTFQDGTPFNAQAVCTNFQRWYKLSPALRKESSATFGTIFRGYSDEPAKSIYRGCTAGDAHHVSIDLSEPFTGFLQALTMPSLAISSPKALAQGKADSLTQTKAGTKVSTYGTHPVGTGPFQFTSWNESEVTLSSNPHYWGDRGEIGTVTFRVISHPEVRREALDKGEIDAYDNITVDTMEALVKKGQQVVQRDPFSVMYLGMNQSVAPLNNLKVRQAIEYAVDKNTIVRRFYLDGTAQATQFVPPRLSGFNNGAPALGYDPNKAKALLKEANYDGKPIPFYYPVNVTRAYLPSPEKVYAEIARQLTAVGLVIKPVPVPWTEGYAQKVTSAGNHGLHLFGWNGSYADPDNFLSPLFGSTRSEFGYTDADVFKDIARARTLPDGDERSTLYRSINERIAKALPALPIAYPISALAMSDRVVSYPSSPVLNEVFSKVKLKG; this comes from the coding sequence ATGAAGCCAGTGGCCCCAGCCCGCTCCGTCCGTGTTCCGCGCACGCGGCGCCTGCTGGCGGCCGCAAGCGCCGCCGTCGTCCTTCTCAGTGGCTGCACGTCTCCCGTGACGCCCGAGCCGAGCACGAGCTCCTCCTCGGCTCCCACCAAGGCCTTCCGTTTCGGAACGCCGGCTCCGCCCGTGGGACTGGACCCCGCCCTCACCTCCGATCTGGAGTCCTACCGGGTGACCCGGCAGGTGCTGGAGGGCCTCCTCACCGTCGACGCCATCACGGGCAAGCCCGCGCCGTCGCTCGCCACCGAATGGAAGGCGTCCGACGACGGCCTCCGCTACGACTTCACCCTGCGCCAGGGCGTGACCTTCCAGGACGGGACACCGTTCAACGCTCAGGCGGTCTGCACGAATTTCCAGCGCTGGTACAAGCTCAGCCCGGCTCTCCGCAAGGAGAGCAGCGCCACCTTCGGCACGATCTTCCGCGGCTACTCGGACGAGCCGGCCAAGTCCATCTACCGCGGCTGCACGGCCGGGGACGCCCACCACGTCTCGATCGACCTGTCGGAACCCTTCACCGGCTTCCTCCAGGCCCTGACGATGCCGTCGCTCGCGATCTCCTCACCCAAGGCCCTCGCGCAAGGGAAAGCCGACTCGCTCACGCAGACCAAGGCCGGCACCAAGGTGTCCACGTATGGCACCCACCCGGTGGGCACCGGCCCGTTCCAGTTCACCTCCTGGAACGAATCCGAGGTCACGCTGAGCTCCAACCCGCACTACTGGGGCGACCGTGGCGAGATCGGCACCGTGACGTTCCGCGTCATCTCGCACCCCGAGGTGCGCCGCGAGGCTCTCGACAAGGGCGAGATCGACGCCTACGACAACATCACGGTCGACACCATGGAGGCGCTGGTCAAGAAGGGCCAGCAGGTGGTCCAGCGCGACCCGTTCTCCGTGATGTACCTGGGCATGAACCAGTCCGTGGCCCCGCTGAACAATCTCAAGGTCCGGCAGGCCATCGAGTACGCCGTGGACAAGAACACGATCGTGCGCCGCTTCTACCTGGACGGCACCGCCCAGGCGACGCAGTTCGTCCCGCCGCGGCTGTCCGGTTTCAACAACGGCGCCCCGGCACTCGGCTACGACCCGAACAAGGCCAAGGCCCTCCTCAAGGAGGCCAATTACGACGGCAAGCCCATCCCGTTCTACTACCCGGTCAACGTGACCCGGGCGTACCTGCCGTCCCCGGAGAAGGTGTACGCCGAGATCGCACGCCAGCTCACCGCCGTCGGGCTGGTGATCAAGCCGGTGCCCGTCCCGTGGACGGAAGGCTACGCGCAGAAGGTGACTTCGGCCGGAAACCACGGACTTCATCTCTTCGGCTGGAACGGTTCCTACGCCGATCCGGACAACTTCCTCTCACCGCTTTTCGGGTCCACGCGCAGTGAGTTCGGTTACACCGACGCAGACGTATTCAAGGACATCGCCCGGGCCCGCACCCTCCCCGACGGCGACGAGCGCTCGACGCTCTACCGCTCCATCAACGAGCGGATCGCCAAGGCACTGCCCGCCCTGCCCATCGCCTATCCGATCTCGGCTCTGGCGATGTCGGACCGCGTCGTGAGCTACCCTTCGTCCCCCGTTCTGAACGAAGTCTTTTCGAAGGTAAAACTCAAAGGATAA
- a CDS encoding malate:quinone oxidoreductase, with product MTFISKTSSADVVLIGGGIMSATLGAFLKQLQPDWSIVLYERLDQAGLESSDPWNNAGTGHSAFCELNYMPQAKDGSVNPAKALGIAEGFQLSRQFWSHLVSEQLIGSPKGFINTVPHMSFVLGDEHSDYLKKRYEALKPHPLFSTMEHSEDAAVIGGWAPLVMEGRQPGRFAATRVAEGTDVDFGALSRELTAYLERSGVEVNYFHDVTDLERLSFGRGWKVSTRHLGSNERGSIDAKFVFVGAGGGALHLLQASGIPESKGYGGFPVSGKFFRCTDETVTAQHNAKVYGQASVGAPPMSVPHLDTRYVGGQRSLLFGPYGGFSTNFLKNGSYWDLPGSVRPNNIVPMLGVAKDNLDLVAYLVKEVTKSHGAKVEALREYYPEADGDKWELITAGQRVQIIKKDPKRGGALQFGTEVITSRDGSIGALLGASPGASTAVPIMLELLKRSFPAQFKGWEGKIKEMLPGYGVRLNDNPELARELATHTATVLQLDEANTVRTAQ from the coding sequence GTGACCTTCATTTCCAAGACTTCCTCCGCCGACGTCGTCCTCATCGGTGGAGGCATCATGAGCGCCACCCTCGGTGCGTTCCTCAAGCAGCTCCAGCCGGACTGGTCGATCGTGCTCTACGAGCGCCTCGACCAGGCGGGCCTGGAAAGCTCCGACCCCTGGAACAACGCGGGCACCGGCCACTCCGCCTTCTGCGAGCTGAACTACATGCCGCAGGCCAAGGACGGTTCCGTGAACCCGGCCAAGGCGCTCGGCATCGCCGAGGGCTTCCAGCTCTCCCGCCAGTTCTGGTCCCACCTGGTGTCCGAGCAGCTCATCGGCTCCCCCAAGGGCTTCATCAACACCGTGCCGCACATGAGCTTCGTCCTCGGTGACGAGCACTCCGATTACCTCAAGAAGCGCTACGAGGCCCTCAAGCCGCACCCGCTCTTCTCCACCATGGAGCACAGTGAGGACGCCGCGGTCATCGGGGGCTGGGCACCCCTGGTGATGGAAGGCCGTCAGCCGGGCCGCTTCGCCGCCACTCGCGTGGCCGAGGGCACCGACGTCGACTTCGGCGCCCTGAGCCGCGAACTCACCGCGTACCTGGAACGCTCCGGCGTGGAAGTCAACTACTTCCACGACGTCACTGACCTGGAGCGTCTCTCCTTCGGCCGGGGCTGGAAGGTCTCCACCCGCCACCTGGGCTCGAACGAACGCGGCAGCATCGACGCGAAGTTCGTGTTCGTGGGCGCCGGCGGCGGCGCCCTGCACCTGCTCCAGGCCTCCGGCATCCCCGAGTCCAAGGGCTACGGCGGATTCCCGGTGTCCGGCAAGTTCTTCCGCTGCACCGACGAGACCGTCACCGCGCAGCACAACGCCAAGGTCTACGGCCAGGCCTCCGTGGGCGCCCCGCCCATGTCCGTGCCGCACCTCGACACCCGCTACGTGGGCGGCCAGCGCTCCCTGCTGTTCGGCCCGTACGGCGGCTTCTCCACCAACTTCCTCAAGAACGGCTCCTACTGGGACCTCCCCGGCAGCGTGCGCCCCAACAACATCGTGCCGATGCTGGGCGTCGCCAAGGACAACCTGGACCTGGTCGCGTACCTCGTCAAGGAGGTCACCAAGAGCCACGGCGCCAAGGTCGAGGCCCTGCGCGAGTACTACCCCGAAGCCGACGGCGACAAGTGGGAGCTCATCACGGCCGGCCAGCGCGTGCAGATCATCAAGAAGGACCCGAAGCGCGGCGGCGCCCTGCAGTTCGGCACCGAGGTCATCACGAGCCGGGACGGCTCGATCGGCGCCCTGCTCGGCGCCTCCCCCGGAGCCTCCACCGCGGTCCCGATCATGCTCGAGCTCCTCAAGCGCTCCTTCCCCGCACAGTTCAAGGGCTGGGAAGGCAAGATCAAGGAGATGCTGCCCGGCTACGGCGTGCGCCTGAATGACAACCCGGAACTGGCCCGCGAGCTGGCCACCCACACCGCCACCGTGCTCCAGCTGGACGAGGCGAACACCGTCAGGACCGCACAGTAA
- the ilvD gene encoding dihydroxy-acid dehydratase, with protein MTAEPTPDIKPRSRVVTDGIHAAPARGMFRAVGMGDEDFAKPQIGVASSWNEITPCNLSLNRLALAVKEGVHAGGGFPMQFGTISVSDGISMGHDGMHFSLVSREVIADSVETVMQAERIDGSVLLAGCDKSLPGMLMAAARLDLASVFLYAGSIMPGWVRLEDGSEKEVTLIDAFEAVGACAAGRMSKGDLDRIERAICPGEGACGGMYTANTMACIGEALGMSLPGSAAPPSADRRRDDFARRSGEAVVNLLRLGITARDIMTKPAFENAIAVTMAFGGSTNAVLHLLAIAREAGVDLVLDDFNRIGDKVPHLGDLKPFGRYVMTDVDRIGGVPVIMRALLDAGLLHGDCLTVTGRTVAENLEAINPPDVDGKILRALDNPIHRTGGITILHGSLAPEGAVVKTAGFDADIFEGTARVFEREQGALDALDRGEIRKGDVVVIRYEGPKGGPGMREMLAITGAIKGAGLGKDVLLLTDGRFSGGTTGLCIGHVAPEAVDGGPIAFVKDGDRIRVDIAARSFDLLVDEEELAARKVGWAPLPARFTTGVLSKYAKLVNSASTGAYCG; from the coding sequence ATGACCGCAGAACCCACTCCAGACATCAAGCCGCGTTCCCGGGTGGTGACGGACGGCATCCACGCGGCTCCGGCGCGCGGCATGTTCCGCGCCGTCGGCATGGGCGACGAGGACTTCGCGAAGCCGCAGATCGGCGTCGCGAGTTCGTGGAATGAGATCACCCCGTGCAATCTGTCGCTTAACCGTCTCGCCCTGGCGGTGAAGGAAGGCGTGCACGCCGGAGGCGGGTTCCCGATGCAGTTCGGCACGATCTCGGTCTCGGACGGTATCTCCATGGGTCACGACGGGATGCACTTCTCGCTCGTCTCCCGCGAGGTGATCGCGGATTCGGTGGAGACGGTGATGCAGGCCGAGCGGATCGACGGCTCGGTGCTCCTCGCCGGCTGCGACAAGTCCCTCCCGGGCATGCTGATGGCCGCTGCGCGCCTGGATCTGGCGAGCGTCTTCCTCTACGCGGGCTCCATCATGCCCGGCTGGGTGCGTCTGGAGGACGGCTCTGAGAAGGAGGTCACCCTCATCGACGCCTTCGAGGCTGTGGGCGCCTGTGCCGCGGGCCGGATGAGCAAAGGCGACCTGGACCGGATCGAACGCGCGATCTGTCCGGGGGAGGGCGCCTGCGGCGGCATGTACACGGCGAACACCATGGCGTGCATCGGCGAAGCACTCGGGATGTCCCTGCCCGGTTCCGCAGCGCCGCCGTCGGCCGACCGCCGTCGAGACGACTTCGCGCGGCGCTCCGGTGAAGCCGTGGTCAATCTCCTGCGGCTGGGCATCACCGCACGGGACATCATGACCAAGCCGGCGTTCGAGAACGCCATCGCCGTCACCATGGCCTTCGGCGGCTCGACCAACGCGGTGCTGCACCTTCTCGCGATCGCGCGGGAGGCCGGAGTCGATCTGGTGCTGGACGACTTCAACCGCATCGGCGACAAGGTGCCCCACCTGGGCGACCTCAAACCGTTCGGCCGCTATGTGATGACCGACGTCGACCGGATCGGCGGCGTGCCAGTCATCATGCGGGCGCTGCTCGACGCCGGCCTCCTCCACGGCGACTGCCTCACCGTCACCGGCCGCACCGTGGCCGAGAACCTGGAAGCGATCAACCCGCCGGACGTGGACGGGAAGATCCTGCGGGCCCTCGACAACCCGATCCACAGGACAGGTGGCATCACCATCCTGCACGGCTCGCTCGCCCCGGAGGGCGCCGTGGTGAAGACCGCGGGCTTCGACGCCGACATCTTCGAAGGCACGGCCCGCGTCTTCGAGCGGGAGCAGGGCGCCCTCGACGCGCTGGACCGCGGCGAGATCCGGAAGGGCGACGTCGTCGTCATCCGCTACGAGGGACCCAAGGGAGGCCCCGGCATGCGCGAGATGCTCGCCATCACCGGAGCGATCAAGGGCGCGGGCCTCGGCAAGGACGTGCTGCTGCTGACGGACGGACGCTTCTCCGGGGGCACCACGGGCCTCTGCATCGGACACGTCGCGCCGGAAGCCGTCGACGGCGGACCGATCGCCTTCGTCAAGGACGGCGACCGGATCCGTGTGGACATCGCCG
- a CDS encoding APC family permease: MSETPALARRLGTVDAVLIGLGSMIGAGVFAAFTPAAAAAGSGLLIGLFVAAFVAFCNASSSAQLAAAYPASGGSYLYGRERIGPWAGFLAGWGFVIGKTASAAAMAMTFAAYVAPPGWERPVAILAVIALAAVNYHGITRTARLTLILMVLVLAALTIIVAACWTGSSPDPGKIAGEGLLAHGWYGILQSAGLLFFAFAGYARIATLSEEVREPRRTIPRAILIALAVTAVVYAGVAVTLLTTLGPSGVAAEPAPLAAAVASGDAGWATPVVRAGAAVAALGALLALIAGLGRTSLAMAREHDLPHWLAAVHPLYRVPHRAEVTVAVAICGIIAVADLRGAIGFSSFGVLIYYLVANVAAFTQNGADRRYPRVFQVLGALACVALAATLPLPSVVAGAAVFAVGIVLRGIRLARAS, encoded by the coding sequence ATGAGTGAGACCCCTGCGCTGGCACGCCGTCTCGGCACCGTCGACGCCGTGCTGATCGGGCTCGGGTCCATGATCGGCGCGGGCGTGTTCGCCGCCTTCACCCCGGCGGCCGCCGCCGCGGGTTCGGGTCTGCTGATCGGGCTGTTCGTGGCCGCATTCGTGGCCTTCTGCAATGCGAGTTCGTCGGCGCAGCTCGCCGCGGCGTATCCGGCCTCGGGCGGCAGCTACCTCTACGGCAGGGAGAGGATCGGACCGTGGGCCGGCTTCCTGGCCGGCTGGGGATTCGTGATCGGCAAGACCGCGAGCGCCGCCGCCATGGCCATGACCTTCGCCGCGTATGTCGCCCCGCCGGGCTGGGAGCGCCCTGTGGCCATCCTGGCGGTGATCGCACTGGCCGCGGTGAACTACCACGGCATCACCCGGACCGCTCGGCTGACCCTCATTCTCATGGTCCTCGTCCTGGCCGCGCTGACCATCATCGTCGCCGCCTGCTGGACGGGTTCCTCCCCCGATCCGGGCAAGATCGCCGGAGAGGGACTCCTGGCCCACGGGTGGTATGGCATCCTGCAATCAGCGGGGCTACTGTTCTTCGCGTTCGCCGGATACGCCCGGATCGCGACCCTGAGCGAGGAGGTCCGCGAACCCCGGCGGACCATCCCCCGTGCCATCCTCATCGCCCTGGCCGTGACCGCCGTCGTGTACGCGGGGGTGGCCGTCACGCTGCTCACGACGCTCGGGCCGTCCGGCGTCGCCGCGGAGCCCGCGCCGCTCGCCGCGGCCGTCGCGTCCGGAGACGCCGGATGGGCGACGCCGGTCGTGCGCGCGGGCGCGGCGGTCGCCGCGCTCGGAGCACTCCTCGCCCTCATCGCCGGTCTCGGACGGACGAGTCTGGCGATGGCCCGGGAACACGACCTGCCGCACTGGCTCGCTGCCGTGCACCCCCTGTACCGGGTGCCGCATCGCGCCGAAGTGACGGTCGCCGTCGCGATCTGCGGGATCATCGCGGTGGCCGACCTCCGCGGGGCGATCGGCTTCTCGTCCTTCGGAGTGCTCATCTACTACCTCGTGGCCAACGTGGCGGCGTTCACCCAGAACGGCGCCGACCGACGGTACCCCCGCGTGTTCCAGGTGCTCGGAGCACTGGCCTGCGTGGCACTGGCCGCGACTCTTCCGTTGCCGTCCGTCGTGGCAGGGGCGGCGGTCTTCGCCGTCGGCATCGTCCTGCGAGGAATCCGGCTCGCCCGGGCCTCCTGA
- the bcp gene encoding thioredoxin-dependent thiol peroxidase: MPTSNTTRLTPGTPAPDFTLKNAQGEDVTLSSLRGRRVILFFYPQADTPACAQQACDFRDNLARFGAEGYTVLGISPDPVDKLAAWDQREHFGYTMLADEGHLVADRYAVWGEKLNYGKPYQGIIRSTFVIDEDGNVAVAQYNVRAKGHVAKLRRDLKLPA, encoded by the coding sequence TTGCCCACGTCCAACACCACCCGTCTCACGCCGGGAACCCCGGCGCCGGACTTCACGCTGAAGAACGCTCAGGGCGAGGACGTCACCCTCTCCTCGCTCCGGGGCCGGCGGGTCATCCTCTTCTTCTACCCCCAGGCGGACACCCCGGCGTGTGCGCAGCAGGCCTGCGACTTCCGCGACAATCTGGCGCGCTTCGGCGCGGAGGGCTACACGGTCCTGGGCATCTCCCCGGACCCGGTGGACAAGCTCGCCGCCTGGGACCAGCGGGAGCACTTCGGTTACACGATGCTCGCCGACGAGGGCCACCTCGTGGCGGACCGCTACGCCGTGTGGGGCGAAAAGCTCAACTACGGCAAGCCGTACCAGGGGATCATCCGCAGCACCTTCGTGATCGACGAGGACGGCAACGTCGCGGTGGCCCAGTACAACGTGCGCGCCAAGGGCCACGTGGCCAAGCTGCGCCGGGACCTCAAGCTCCCCGCCTGA